The following nucleotide sequence is from Plasmodium sp. gorilla clade G2 genome assembly, chromosome: 11.
atttattaggGTAAAAATTTCGGATgttgtatttaaaaaaatgaaatgtaacataataagaaataggcaatgaaaaaaaaaatataaaagtattcacatatatatatatatatatatatatatatatatatatatatatattatattatattatattttggcatttaattgttatattatatattcatattatatacattcatatgttcatatatgttaatatgttcatatttttattatatatacatatatatttattattattttattttattctatattttttttttcgtccTACCACCTTGTTTTCTAATTCTGgaataaatatcatataaaataaatacagttatgtatacatatataaaatacgtGTGTGACTATTAATTTATGtatgaattaataatttataattaatatgtatatatatatatatatatatatataaatatattctacGAATTATTTATTACAGTATTCTATACACCGGTGCGAATAAATTAACAcgttattataaatttatatatatatattatatgtatacttattattatatataggtgTAGGAGTTCATTATAAGCATCctctaataaaaaaaaaaaatatataatatatatatatataataacaaatgaaaaaaatatattaaatacgataaaaataatttaaaattattttttgctTTTTTGTTGTAAAAATTTTGGATATTTATTtcgtatttatatataatatatatatatttatatatcatataataaatgcaTGTTGATATTTAATAGTTACTTTAATATATAGGCATagtctatatataaattattacatatgctgaaatatatcatatatatatatatatttgtaaaaaaatattttttttttttttttttttttataaaaaagtgAATTATAAAATCAGTAGCACATAAATATTCAGAATGTcgaattaaatatttattattttaatttttaaagatACAATAATTTCGAAGaattgtttctttttttttttttttttttttttttttttttgttgcaATGTTTCTTTGTTATTGTTGCTTCGTTTtgatgttataaaaaatatgttattattctgttatttatttatttattaatttatttaattttttattatttttatatttttttttttttttcttttgacccattatatggaaataattatataattatataaaaaaaaatatatatatatatatattatatatatttatttatttattatatatatatatatataattttgagtaatacatatatttatatatatatttataattatatatatataattaataaaaagttttttttttaaatgggTATCCAAACAGAAAAGGATAAAGAAAAGGAAcaccaaaaaaataattttaaaatatgtagCAAAAAATTTGAAACAGATGAATTAGAAGTCCTAAAAAAGgtataaaaagaagaaatacatattttaaagaattaaaagGGATATTGATACATAagaaaatatgtttatatatctataaataaaatgtatgtatttatatattcatattatttatttatttatttatttaatttttttttttttttttttttttttttttggtagaTATATAAAGAACTAGGTAGTCGATCTGGCTCAAGTTATATTGACAAAGAAACTTTTCTTCAATTTTTTCCTTTACCAGGGTTGTGGGGAGAaagattatttttaaaatttaatttcAAAAATACTGGTTTTATAGATTTTGAAGAGTTTATAATAGGTATAGCAATATGTTGTCGAGGGACAAAGAGTGATAAGATAAATGTATTGTTTGATATATTTGATTTGAATGCAGATGGGTTTATTCAAAAATCTGAGATGGTAGCTATGCTATCTAACATTccttatattcataaattaaaaaatatattttttaataaagataaaaggaaaaatatgtatgatgatgattatacaaaggatgatgataatgcagatgatgaaaatggaGATGCTATTGTAGATTCTAATGTAGGTACTAATTCAGATGCTAATGTAGATATAGATGCAGATGCAGATGTAGAATACAATGATAGTGATAGTGATGATTTTACTatagatgatgatgaagaggTAGATAGTTTGGATGACATCAGCGATTCTTTTAGTAGTGTTTATGAGGATGAAGATGAATATTCaaataacaacaacaacaataataataataataataatatagaaaatgtgAATATAAGTtcagataataaaaatgtagaaGAGAATAATGCAGGAAATTGTAGTAAAtgtataaaacaaaaaaagaataaagcATTAAATGCAAATTTAAATAACAAGAGAAATTCcaatggtaataataattcattaaaTGTAAAGGAGCTAGCCAAAAAAATacgaaaagaagaaaaaagaaaatttgtAAAAAAGTTAAGAGAATTAAATGCagtacatttatataaagataatcaACTAAGtcataaaaaagaaagaaaaaagaaaaataaagatcCAAATGTTTCCACGAATTctcctttttttaaaagtgaAAGTGAAGATTATAATTCTTCATCAAGTAATAATACAGATGCTTTTGTTCatgatcatataaaatacataaataaatataaaaaaaaaagtttaaaaaatgaagttaaaaaaaatggacaCAAATATAAAGATGCAACAAATGCATATATATCCTCAACTACAGATAGTTCTACAAGTAACGAaagtaattataatataagtaATGACGAGTTTGAAAGTTGTAGTTCAAATAAAGATCATAGAGATTTGTGTTCTAGTGATACGTCAGATTCATTTATTAGTATATATGgatatttgataaaaaatagaaggagaaaaaatacaaaagaaaGGGACCACCAAAGTAAGGAGAAAGATAAAAAAGATCAAGATGTAAAGGGAAAAATAAAAGcagatgataatattaaaaggaAAGATAAATCAATAGATGATGCtaaagaaaaagaacaaataaaGTGTGAGGCAAAAAATAGAGACcacaaaataaaagaagaaatatcagaaggaaaagaaaatttaaaacACAAAGatgttgaaaaaaataaagatggagaaaaagaagaaggaaaatgtgatgaaaaagaaaatgaagaagaaaacaaaataaaaaaagaaaaatgttttacaagaaatgatataaatatatacaaaaaagaaaagaaaaaagaaaaaaaaatgaataaattatatgtaaacGAATTTTGTCTACCATCAAAAACTGCTAGAAGCATCttaaatgatgaagaaaataataaacccTCAGATAAAAATGTTGATGTAGAAGCTATCGTTGATATTATGTTAGAAGAATGTGAATTTTtagataatgataaaataacaCTTATACAATTTAAAAGTGTTATTCATAAATatgatttctttttatatatcttttttaattgCTTACATGAAGATATTTGGGGCTTACAAGGAAATGTTTTATATGGTAGAGATTATATAAGTAACTTTGTTATAAAATctgaaaattttaaaaataaagaaattgaGCAAGATGAGGATGATGCTATTACagaagaattatattttaaaataagacAACTTTTTATAGTTCAAGCACCTGATTATGATTGTGTGAATGATGATCTGTGTGTAAACTTTTTAAATACAAAGAATGTGGAAGAGGACATAAAGGAAgaatatgatgatgatgatgatgaagaagaagaagaattaGATAAAGAGTATAAAAAAGATGGTGGAGACAAAAAGGATAACATAGAAAAGGAGgatgaagaatatataaaaaataattttagtaAGGATAAAAATGACTCAtctgtaaataaaaaaaaactaaaaaatgaaaataatgcaAAATTAGTTAGCTTTGTTAGTGAAGTGAAAACAGGAGAAGAAAATATTGTTGACAAagataaaattaaagaatatgaaaaagataaGCATGATAAGAAGAATGTTAATAGTTCCTTTGAAAGTGAGCATGAAGATTTGAAGAGCCAATTTGTAAATatgaaagagaaaaaaaagaaaaccttaaaagaaaaagatgaattgaataatatgaaggaGGATAATAAAATGCATAAAAAATTGCAAGAGTATGATAAGAAGAGCATtcataatatagaaaatgaaaataaaaataaaaatgaaattcaAAATGTAAATCAAAATGTAAATCAAAATGTAAATCAAAATGTAAATCAAAATGTAAATCAAAATGTAAATCAAAATGTAAATCAAAATGTAATTCAAAATGTAAATCAAAATGTAAATCAAAATGAAattcaaaatgaaaattcaaaggataataatatattgaaagaaaaaaattcttaTGAAGACGATATAGGAAAACCTAAggtaataaataatgaaataaataaaaatatagataattttTCTGAAAATGTATTGGATTTGTcatatgatgaaaaattGTTAAAATTGTCATCAAATGgtacaaacaaaaaaaaagaattaaacaatgaagatgataataataataataataataataataataataataaaaattttgatgAATCTCAAACAATTCAAGAATtccaaaatgataataaaaagaatgttGTTGAAgaggaaaatattttaattaaccAGAAAAAAAGTTCATACAATATGAAAGAAGATCCAATAAATATTCAGGttgatatgaaaaataatattaatatgaatattcttattaataGGATGAATGATGTGAATGGTATTAATAAtgaacaaaagaaaaatgatgTTGCTAAAAGGAATAAACATAATACAAATAGAAATGaacaaatgaataaaaaagatatttcagataataataataatagtactattattaataataatatgattaatttaaataatgatttattaaatatagaaaatacaGAAAATAAGAATAGATATGAATGTGATTTCAATTTATTAACAAATCAacttaatgatatattttcaaaagaaATTGTTGAATTTATTCAAGCATCTAAAATtagttttaatattaatgatgtttgtaaagaaagaaatttacagatgaaaaaagaaagacTTCAGAAAGCTCGTAgaaattatttgaaaaataataagaacaatttaaatatatctttaaatTATCAAAGGCAAAAGAAATAtccttttaataaattattcttAGAAGAATTGCAAaaggatgaaaaaaataaagaaattaaaaaaacagaAGAACAAGTAACTGATGTATCATGTTTTGAATATAATCAAAATGGTGTTTTTAGTAACAAAGTAGAACAAACTAAAACAAATACAAATGTCTtaacaataaataatgaaaacaatgaagaagatattaaacaaaatgaaaaagatataaacgAGCAAACCGTAGAAATAGAAAAgaaagaagataataatactcttactaataaattaaataaaaaaaaaagtttttcAGGATTgaaattacaaaatatagAGAAAATGGATATATTAGAAAAGTTTGGGTTGTCCTATAAAAAAAGTGAAAAAATTAGTCTGGGTTGTTCCATATTTCACAATAAGGTAGAAGAAAAGAGAGCATCTTTTAATAAGAATCAGGATGGAATTGAAGAAGATATAAAGAAAGGAGatttaaatgatgaaaaggTAAAGAAGAATGatattaatgatgataaagCAAAGAAGAATGatattaatgatgataaagCAAAGAAGAATGatattaatgatgataaagCAAAGAAGAATGatattaatgatgataaagCAAAGAAGAATGatattaatgatgataaagCAAAGAAGAATGatattaatgatgataaaacaAAGAAGAATGatattaatgatgataaaacaAAGAAGAATGatattaatgatgataaatcAAAGAAGAATGAaacaaatgatgataaaacaAAGAAGAATGAaacaaataatgataaaataaccAATCAAAAAAGTATTAGCGATAAAGACTCaactaaaaagaaaaatagtAGTGTAAGTGCATTGAATAAAATGGATAGtcttaaaaaagaagaaagttCAAGTAATGATATGGAAAGTTCTTATTATTctaataagaagaaaaagaaatatgatttaacaaaaaaacatggaaaagatataaatttatattcatgTCCTAATTGTAAAGGTCCATTTTTAATGTGTCCGAATTGTCATTGTAGATATCCAAGATTTTGTgttaatgataataagatAGCAATGGAATGTGAATATTGTGATTGTGAgcattgttatttttataattgtatatattgtaattttGATTTCCAGAAATGTTtagatatgataaaaaagaattctCTTAAAGaaggtatattatataaaataggaAAACATTTACATCAGTTTAAAGCTagatattacatattatttgataatttattatattattatgataaaaaaaggaatttaAAACCTAGAGGATTTATGTTTTTAGAAGGATGTTATGTTGAATTAATTGCaaagaatgataatattaataaatatggtTTTTCTATATGTCATAAAGGTATGAAACAAGTACAGAAAcgtaatttatatgtaaatacaTTAGAAGAAAGAGATGAATGGGTCCAAGCTTTATATTCATCTACAAAAcaaaatacattatataatttatatgaattacATGAACAATTAGGTCAAGGTAAATTTTCAACAGTTTATAGAggtataaataaacaaacaaaTTCTGAATTTGCCATTAAGGTTATTGATAAAAGATCTGTAtctatatatgaaaaagaattattaagaAGTGAAATATCTATATTAAGATTATTAAGACATCCAAATGTTATATacttaaaagaaataattaatacaaaagaaactttatatatatctatggAATTAGTTAAAGGGGGAgaattatatgattttttattaGCTGAAACAAGATTAAGTGAAATTCAtgcaaataaaattataactcAATTAATAAAAACAGTAGCATATTTACATAGATGTGGTATTATACATAGAGATATTAAAccagaaaatatattacttaCAGATAAATCAAGAGATGCTCAAATAAAATTAACAGATTTTGGTTTATCAACATTATGTGCTCctaatgaattattaaaagaaccATGTGGAACATTAGCATATGTAGCACCAGAAGTTATTACTTTACAAGGTTATAATCATAAAGTAGATGCATGGTCTATtggtattatattatatttattattaagtgGTAAATTACCTTTCcctattaataaaaatactgaaatgaatatacaaaaaaattatgtattaaattttaaaGATTATATATGGAAAAGTATATCTTCATCAGCCAAAGATCTTATATCAAAACTATTAGAATTAAATGtagaaaaaagaatatcaGCAAATGAAGCTTTAGAACATATATGGGTTAAAAACCCTACTGCtgtaataaatgaaaattcttttatatataaaaatgaagaaattaatattttaaatttacaAGATGTTAGTGTTAGTACATTTAATATACCAAGATATACACCTTTACATATTGAAGACGAAAAAAATACAGAAGAGg
It contains:
- a CDS encoding calcium-dependent protein kinase 7, which encodes MGIQTEKDKEKEHQKNNFKICSKKFETDELEVLKKIYKELGSRSGSSYIDKETFLQFFPLPGLWGERLFLKFNFKNTGFIDFEEFIIGIAICCRGTKSDKINVLFDIFDLNADGFIQKSEMVAMLSNIPYIHKLKNIFFNKDKRKNMYDDDYTKDDDNADDENGDAIVDSNVGTNSDANVDIDADADVEYNDSDSDDFTIDDDEEVDSLDDISDSFSSVYEDEDEYSNNNNNNNNNNNNIENVNISSDNKNVEENNAGNCSKCIKQKKNKALNANLNNKRNSNGNNNSLNVKELAKKIRKEEKRKFVKKLRELNAVHLYKDNQLSHKKERKKKNKDPNVSTNSPFFKSESEDYNSSSSNNTDAFVHDHIKYINKYKKKSLKNEVKKNGHKYKDATNAYISSTTDSSTSNESNYNISNDEFESCSSNKDHRDLCSSDTSDSFISIYGYLIKNRRRKNTKERDHQSKEKDKKDQDVKGKIKADDNIKRKDKSIDDAKEKEQIKCEAKNRDHKIKEEISEGKENLKHKDVEKNKDGEKEEGKCDEKENEEENKIKKEKCFTRNDINIYKKEKKKEKKMNKLYVNEFCLPSKTARSILNDEENNKPSDKNVDVEAIVDIMLEECEFLDNDKITLIQFKSVIHKYDFFLYIFFNCLHEDIWGLQGNVLYGRDYISNFVIKSENFKNKEIEQDEDDAITEELYFKIRQLFIVQAPDYDCVNDDLCVNFLNTKNVEEDIKEEYDDDDDEEEEELDKEYKKDGGDKKDNIEKEDEEYIKNNFSKDKNDSSVNKKKLKNENNAKLVSFVSEVKTGEENIVDKDKIKEYEKDKHDKKNVNSSFESEHEDLKSQFVNMKEKKKKTLKEKDELNNMKEDNKMHKKLQEYDKKSIHNIENENKNKNEIQNVNQNVNQNVNQNVNQNVNQNVNQNVNQNVIQNVNQNVNQNEIQNENSKDNNILKEKNSYEDDIGKPKVINNEINKNIDNFSENVLDLSYDEKLLKLSSNGTNKKKELNNEDDNNNNNNNNNNNKNFDESQTIQEFQNDNKKNVVEEENILINQKKSSYNMKEDPINIQVDMKNNINMNILINRMNDVNGINNEQKKNDVAKRNKHNTNRNEQMNKKDISDNNNNSTIINNNMINLNNDLLNIENTENKNRYECDFNLLTNQLNDIFSKEIVEFIQASKISFNINDVCKERNLQMKKERLQKARRNYLKNNKNNLNISLNYQRQKKYPFNKLFLEELQKDEKNKEIKKTEEQVTDVSCFEYNQNGVFSNKVEQTKTNTNVLTINNENNEEDIKQNEKDINEQTVEIEKKEDNNTLTNKLNKKKSFSGLKLQNIEKMDILEKFGLSYKKSEKISLGCSIFHNKVEEKRASFNKNQDGIEEDIKKGDLNDEKVKKNDINDDKAKKNDINDDKAKKNDINDDKAKKNDINDDKAKKNDINDDKAKKNDINDDKTKKNDINDDKTKKNDINDDKSKKNETNDDKTKKNETNNDKITNQKSISDKDSTKKKNSSVSALNKMDSLKKEESSSNDMESSYYSNKKKKKYDLTKKHGKDINLYSCPNCKGPFLMCPNCHCRYPRFCVNDNKIAMECEYCDCEHCYFYNCIYCNFDFQKCLDMIKKNSLKEGILYKIGKHLHQFKARYYILFDNLLYYYDKKRNLKPRGFMFLEGCYVELIAKNDNINKYGFSICHKGMKQVQKRNLYVNTLEERDEWVQALYSSTKQNTLYNLYELHEQLGQGKFSTVYRGINKQTNSEFAIKVIDKRSVSIYEKELLRSEISILRLLRHPNVIYLKEIINTKETLYISMELVKGGELYDFLLAETRLSEIHANKIITQLIKTVAYLHRCGIIHRDIKPENILLTDKSRDAQIKLTDFGLSTLCAPNELLKEPCGTLAYVAPEVITLQGYNHKVDAWSIGIILYLLLSGKLPFPINKNTEMNIQKNYVLNFKDYIWKSISSSAKDLISKLLELNVEKRISANEALEHIWVKNPTAVINENSFIYKNEEINILNLQDVSVSTFNIPRYTPLHIEDEKNTEEVENKEQIFNIHENNIICENNDSIDEPVIPLPYSGAPIKEHINDKKNIHNISSSIEDISMNKQENLIYESINKDISNPNKNLSQIAADQNNENQNEQSNLNTCNNKINETKRSSTDANAVQINDSANKEHEK